The sequence below is a genomic window from Dromaius novaehollandiae isolate bDroNov1 chromosome 7, bDroNov1.hap1, whole genome shotgun sequence.
ctggggcaggagtggcagctccctgcccagcatctgtctgcctcccaccagccctgcctgacaccctgctgccctcgctcacccgtgcagatgtcctccagcttctccttgctccggcccctcaggtgctgcccgacaagccctaggcacacacacacagccgctcacaaatccggctccccagcccacccccagcagcacagctgcctccaggccctgccagcctggccacgctccctcctcccttttgcagcgctgacgccagggcgctccgcactgcgtgccacccaagggtcttgctgtgagggcacagcaggaggctcccagcagccccacatgtgtgggcagagatggcagagggtgacacagcccctgggcacccaggccctgcatcgggcgctgggggctccagcagacacagctgcaaggctggtccttgctgccagcacagcagccgggggggctgaggccgaggtgtccggggacagagagggacaccAGCGGTTGgggctcaccagtgaacctcacggctgcctctcgcaaggactcctgtgggctctccaagtatgtcaggctctggtgcaggtactcttctgctcttctggccctcaccagctggggagagcacaagggcacgggcttggcacacccctccctcacccagccaggcagtccctgcgcccaggaccggccttgccctgccaggacgctcatggctcccacacacgagctgggcagtgccgagcttcggagggagcagagggcaggctgctccccaggcatgctgaggtgccctcctgctgccaaggcccagctgggccaggggctgctttagcatcccagggggcagcgagggcagaggagcctggagaagagctcgccagggcagcgtgcttggagaagggcagcgtgagtgctgctccagcctggcggctttgggtgccagccagggccaggggcacagctgcctgccccacacactgggcatggagggggacaggccttgcgcaggctggctctgggggctttggggccatccttaccaggcactcgccgatcctccacgtctgcgctgtctcaaccagctgcctgagctgcttccacttgagGAAGTTGGCAGCGCgaaggagggcttcccgagaggcctgcacagcagcagagacggggagatgccaccgcagcccaggggacaagaccctgcgtccccctgctcttggcaagtctcagggccttgcctggcccaccatgggaagaggcagcagctgggcaccgactcTGCCACGGGGTTCAATACCCTGGGCAGAGACATGGGGCACCCACCACCTCAGGCACCTCGTCCTGCTGCGGCAGCACAACAGAGAgccccaagagctgctgagctgtagccaaggccaggaggaggctgaagggctgcagtcacagagacgcccaggcaggactcggcCACAACTACCTGCCACAGGCATTGCCCCTGCGGGTGCTCGGCTGCCCGGCCTGCGCCCTTGCCCAGACTTGTGCCCCCGCCCCAGAGCTGGGTAGCCGGGATGCagggcccggcccctgccctcaccgcacctccctccctggggctctcccctccccaggctcgtgGGCTGGGGAACAAGTTGGCTCCCCAAactccttgcaggtgctgcctccctctgcgcaggccaagggcactgggggCACACGCTGAACGTGGGGAGCAGGGTGTCTCCTCCTGCAGTGCTCTTGCCTTAGGCAGCTGGGGCATGCCCCAGGCCAGACatctccaggcccctgctggggcagggcacggTGGCAACAGGAATTGGGGGGCAAAGCCTGGcctcgcacacctgcagggctAGCTGCGAAGCCCCTAGGCACTCCAGGGCTTAGACATTTGTGGCCACGGACTGCGGCGGAGCCCTGTGGGACTGGGGAAAGCAGGTCTGGGAAAGGCCCCTGCccagcttctcattccctgcttcgAGCCTTCTAGGGCCCTGGTTAGAAAGCCATACCTGGCGCACGCTGCAGCTCTCGTCCTGCATgtggaagagcagtggcagcaggctgctgcgcacttgcttctgcagctgctggtctttggtgCCCAGCATAATCGCCAGCACATCTCTGAAGAGCCGCGTGGAGAGCACTCGCACCTGGACAGcgtcctggtgggaaggaagagggggcacctcagtgctggctgctccaagcccacGGTCTCCCTCGCGCCCAGCCCTCCTGCCGGCGCTGCAGGGGCCGAGCACAACACGGAGCAgccgagggcagagagggcactggcgcaacgcagccccccagcccaggacaccggcaggggccctggctctccccccagccttacggcatcaaagagcagcagcagctccgcggaCAGCTGCGGAGCAATGCTGGCCACCGTCTCCTCGCCCGTGACGTGCACCACGTGTCGCAGCACCACCAGGGCCTTAGTGCTGATGTCGCTGTccgcatcccgcagttgctccatgaTGAGTGGCAGCAGGAAGCGCATTTCTCTTACCTGTGTGAAACACCACTGCGTTTGCTGAAGAAGTAGCGGACTGCCCAGGCAAAAATGCCCGGTTTGTTAGACACCCGCTtctcctctggcttcccagaagctggcatggcggttactgcagcaacctgctgccaggcagggcttAGCGGCACAGCCATGGCAGTGTGGGGGACTGGGGgcgtagggagggaggagaggacagCACCGGCTCCTCTCCACCTGACCACTCGCCCCCTTCTGTGtgttccccagcaccctcacccagccccatgctgcccgcacagcttcacccgcctgtcccctgctcaccgTCTGCGGCCTGTCGCACAGcaggatgaggcctctgagcaccagtccACGTATCACCTGGCTGCCACGCTCCAGATACCtcgcaaggagcagcaggatatGAGCATTGTCTTCGCAAAGGTCCGGGCAatccacaagctgaaacacatgttgcagggagacagtgccagagccggcaggactccctgcatcgtgCCGTGCCGGCTCCCACCAGCAGCTCAGGGCGAGGGCACCAGGCCCACACAAAGCCTGGCcccaaggcagcagtgagtgcggaGGGCCCCCGGGGCGGCTCCTCCGCTCCTCTCCACCATCCACACAGCAGGCACCAAATCCACGTGGGCACAAGAGTTACCCCAGCGCGGATGGGCCAAGCCAAGACTACAAGTCGCAgcgcacccactgccccagctccactcactgccgcGCCCACCCCCCAGCACGGgcacgggagagcagaggggtgagaggcaccccagaggcagccctgccatcaggctcacctccacgaggaaagccaggatggagatcTCCTGGGAGGGCTCCTCCAGgcggagcagcactgccagctggcgcaggaggtaaactcgcaggcttcttggggtctccctcatttccctggcagagggaagaaggcactggtggcctgagcagcccaggcaaacctcggCCATGCCTtggtcacaagcgctgaggctgcagcccctttcttggggagctgggcatccccacgggctctgtggggcaccgcatctgcaggggagaaatgctggggcagagcgggcacaaggggctctcacctggccagcaaagccactccgctgtggtgggtctcagcgcggaggagcatgtcccagccaCCCTTCCTCGCCATGAGCAGCACCTGGCGCTCGTAGCCGGCACGGCAGAGCAGCGCTTTCATGGCCCGCACTGCGGCCCTGTGTGTGGAGCAAACACCAGGTCACACTGGCACCCCTGGCCCCGCCTATAGGTCCAGGGCAGAGACAACGGGGCTGGCATGGAGCACCTGACGGGGCTGGTgagagcagactcttcccctCGGCATTccctccagcacatctcagcctcctccGGCGTCAGCGCTGCGGTGACAGAAATCTGGaacagcagcgccaggaagagctgggggaaaaatgcCTCCACCTGCGGTGGGCAGGGGGGCCACTGGAGGATCTCCTGCAGCGccatggttgcctgcagaaaacacccagagacagctctcgctgcGGAGGTGCCCTTGTTGCACGGCCCAGTCTTGGCAGCGATGCTTGGGCGCTGCCCTGGGCCACGGGGCAGTGAAGCAGTGACTGGcctggctgtgcagccagggcaaAGCCATGGGAGCTCCTGGGGCTCAGCTCCTCTTTCTGCCCTGGGCACAACAACCCTTTCTGCGCTGGTGGGAGGTCtccctgggggggtgggggggtggccctccatgcacaggcctgcctgggctgtgccttggTCCTGCCGGGCCCCTAAGTATGCCCCAGCCCCTAATCCTGCCCCTAACCCACGTTGCCAGCCCACCAAGCACgatgcagagacagaggagggcGGAGGGCCACCCACACAGGGCTCCCGCCTTGTGCACAGGGGGCTCCAGCggtgagcagcagcccagcgTGCTGGTGCGGCGGGGGTCAGgcactggccagggccctgccagccgTAGCCCTCCCTCACGcactgtgcctgtgcgccctggggaggtcagggcttggcggcggatggggaagggcagagggggccctttctgtggcctctcgcccacagaggccagtgcagccctaggggagagcgaggcttcctccacaAACGCACGGTCAGGGGAGAGATGTCCATGTGGTCCCCATCCAAAGTCGACGCCTTGTGCACTGGCCAGTCCAACAGCACGTGAAACAGCTTTCCCAGCACCTTCTCCGCAGTCATGGGCTTCGAcagcagcaccctccacatggccgcggcagcgctgcaggcccagagcgccctgtcagcgggtgccgcagccgcagcgccgtggcctgggcagccccacagggcctgggctggccgccagccctgccgctgcctgctgcccgctgcccgctgccccgtgccggcagcacccagccggccctgccccagcaggcaccacaccgccaagctcaagtcccttgtggggcagggaaggagccaggcgaccgggctcaggggcccaaggcagccaggcttgctcagctctggctgctgcagccctgcctgaggcagcggggctggcacacggggacaccgggagggcccagcccctcagcagagtgctgaaaatctccctctcccctgcagcccacacgggacgagctctaaggcctgcggggccccaagcactagaggcagcagggcccgtacctgtcgcaggatggggaacagcgcagcaggctcacaaccacctgctcggggtacgcgcaggccagcttgagaagagccctgtccaggctgtgccgcgcagactcctccgtgacggacagcacacttctccacaggcacctcaccatctctggcacctggagggcacacggctccgagtggggctgctgccagcctgcagccagtcgcccagctcccacccagaagggccgcccttgccaccgctctgcgctgcccccggagggtgtcgggtgcctggcagaCATGGACTCGGGGAGACGGCGGGGGGGGAACAACCCCCGGAGGCCTCGAGCCCCGGCCGtgccacccacaggctacttacgtGCTCCAAAAGGGAGGCGTCGTCTGTCACGAGCGCATCCAGCTCGCGAGCAGCCGCCTGCGCATCCTGGTGCTGCAGGCTCCGATGCCCCTGATGGCTGCGAGGATGGCACTTGTCCTCACAgcgggctcgaggtgtcccccagacatctacgggagaaaggagggcagcccagatagatgcggagcacccagcggtgccccctcactcagccgttggcagcgcctggggcgtgcgcacctc
It includes:
- the LOC135328908 gene encoding maestro heat-like repeat-containing protein family member 7, producing the protein MLGTKDQQLQKQVRSSLLPLLFHMQDESCSVRQASREALLRAANFLKWKQLRQLVETAQTWRIGECLLVRARRAEEYLHQSLTYLESPQESLREAAVRFTGLVGQHLRGRSKEKLEDICTALQGLQEDSSPSVCCLATQTILLLRAPGKMTPSPGTLQGLCYRLRRAWERWHCPLRGDCVCCWSSAAS
- the LOC135328941 gene encoding maestro heat-like repeat-containing protein family member 7 gives rise to the protein MWRVLLSKPMTAEKVLGKLFHVLLDWPVHKASTLDGDHMDISPLTATMALQEILQWPPCPPQVEAFFPQLFLALLFQISVTAALTPEEAEMCWRECRGEESALTSPVRAAVRAMKALLCRAGYERQVLLMARKGGWDMLLRAETHHSGVALLAREMRETPRSLRVYLLRQLAVLLRLEEPSQEISILAFLVELVDCPDLCEDNAHILLLLARYLERGSQVIRGLVLRGLILLCDRPQTVREMRFLLPLIMEQLRDADSDISTKALVVLRHVVHVTGEETVASIAPQLSAELLLLFDARRQEGWARGRPWAWSSQH